A segment of the Symmachiella macrocystis genome:
GGCGTTTATACGGAAAAATTAGAAACGGCGCTGGTGGAATTGATCGGCGCTGCCTTAGCCGATTTGCAGCCCGCCACGCTTTCCTATGCCAAATCGACAGCCGACTTCTCCAAGAACCGCCGCTTTCCGACTGACGAGGGTTTCGTCAACCGCCAGTACAACGAGGGCCCGACCAATCACGACGTGCCGGTGTTGCAAGTATTTTCGCCCGCTGGCGAGCGACGGGCGATTCTGTTTGGCTATGCCTGTCACAACACCTCGACGGGGATCATGCAATTCAATGGCGATTACGCCGGCTTTGCTCAGAGCGACATTGAAAAAGACTTTCCCGGCGTGACCGCGTTATTCGTCGAAGGGACCGGTGGCGATCAGAATCCTTATCCCCGCGGAAAAATCGAACTCGCGCGACAACATGGTCGGAAATTGGCCGATGCTGTGAAACGGGCGGTACACGAGCCGCAACAACCGCTACCGCCAGCGATTGATTCGGCGTTTACAGAAGTCGAATTGGAATTCGAGCCACTTCCGCCGCGTGCAGCCTTGGAAGCGGACGTAGAATCAAAAAATGTTTACCGACAGCGCAAATCGCGTTATCTACTTGGAAAACTGGACCGTAAGGAGCCGATCGCGCTCACCTATCCCTGTCCGATTCAAGCGATTCGGATTGGTGAGACGTTGGTGATGGTGGCCATCGGGGGCGAGGTCGTCGTCGATTATTCGCGGTTGGTGAAATCCACGTTTCGCTCGGTCCCGTTTGTGTGGGTCGCAGGCTATAGTAATGATGTCTTCGGATATCTCCCCTCAGCGCGAGTGCTTGCCGAAGGGGGCTATGAAGCGGGTGGAGCGATGTTGTATGGTCCACTTCCCGGCCCGTTTACCGGCAGTGTCCAAGACCGTGTGATGGCGGGAGTTCGCCGTGTGGGAACTGATGTGGGATTTTCGTTTCCCAAATCGCTCGAGCAACAGCAATAACAGGCAATAACATGCAAAAGCGGAATATACCATTACTGAATGAAGAACAACGTGAATCGATGCGTCGGGCGTCGCGATTCAATGCTGAGTTGATGGATTTTATTCGCCCTCAAGTTTTGCCGGGAGTCACAACCGGTGCCATTGACCGGCTGGTCGATGAGTACACCCGCGACCATGGGCACACGCCCGCCTGTTTGGGGTATCACGGATTCCCCAAGACGATTTGCACCAGTATCAACGAAGTCATCTGTCACGGCATCCCGGATGACACCGTGCTGACCGAAGGGGATATCGTCAACGTCGATCTGACAACCATCGTCGACGGCTGGTACGGCGACCAATCGGAAACGATCTTGATCGGCAACGTTTCGGATGAAACACGAAATCTGGTGCAGGTCACCTTTGATAGCCTGTATGCGGCCATCAATGTCCTGCAGCCGGGCAGCAAAGTGATTGAAATCGGCCGCGCGATCGCCAAAGCAGTGCGACCGCATGGCTATTCTATTGTGCGCGACTACCAAGGCCACGGCATCGGCCAGGGATTTCATCAAGATCCAGGCGTTCCGCACTATCCGACCCCGGGAGCGCGATTCCAAATCTTGCGGCCGGGCGTCTGCTTCACGATTGAACCGATGATCAATCAAGGCCGGGTGGAGACCGTGTTGGACAAATCAGACGGCTGGACCGTTCGCACCAGAGACGGCAAACTCTCCGCGCAGTTTGAGCACACAATCCTCATGACCGAGGAAGGCCCGGAAATCCTGACCCGGACCGTGCACGGCCCGCAGGAAGGCCACCGTTTTTGAATATCGCTCAATTGCGACCCGTCGGAATTCCCCGCCCCAAACATCATCGCACCAACCGCCATGCCCCTGGTTCTTTCACTGCACAATCGCACGTCGATCCCCGTTGAAGTCGATCACGTTCGCATCGAGACCGCTCGGGAACAGTCGGTCGATCAAATCCGGGCGACGCCGGTGCAGTACGGCAACAAGCAATTGACGCTCGGTGAGTTCTTCGATGTAACCGGTTCGTGCAGCGACGACAGCGAGATGATTTGGGAGGGGGATTGCGGCAAGGTCAAGTTGATCGGCACCGGCATGACGACCGGCCGGATGACGATTCGCGGGAACGCGGGGATGCATTTGGGAGCCGAAATGACCGGCGGCGAAATTCTTTGTGAAGGAGACGCCACCGATTGGGTGGGGGCGGAGATGCATGGCGGACGAATTCACGTTCGCGGTGATGCCGGGCATCTGATTGGAGCGGTCTATCGCGGCGGGCGGCGCGGTATGACCGGAGGGGAAATACTCATCGACGGCAAAGCCGGCAACGAAATCGGACATACGATGCGACGCGGATTGATCGCCATCGGCGGCCGCTCCGGCGATGCGCCCGGTTTTAATATGATTGCCGGCTCCATTTTCCTGTTTGGCGAAACAGGGATTCGTCCCGGAGCAGGGATGCGGCGCGGCACGATCGGCTATTTCGCTGCCGATGCGACTCCGCGGATGTTGCCGACATTCAAACGGTCTTCAACATACGCCCCGTTGTTTTT
Coding sequences within it:
- the map gene encoding type I methionyl aminopeptidase, which codes for MQKRNIPLLNEEQRESMRRASRFNAELMDFIRPQVLPGVTTGAIDRLVDEYTRDHGHTPACLGYHGFPKTICTSINEVICHGIPDDTVLTEGDIVNVDLTTIVDGWYGDQSETILIGNVSDETRNLVQVTFDSLYAAINVLQPGSKVIEIGRAIAKAVRPHGYSIVRDYQGHGIGQGFHQDPGVPHYPTPGARFQILRPGVCFTIEPMINQGRVETVLDKSDGWTVRTRDGKLSAQFEHTILMTEEGPEILTRTVHGPQEGHRF
- a CDS encoding neutral/alkaline non-lysosomal ceramidase N-terminal domain-containing protein, whose protein sequence is MFRSLIFVSLLLCGTSLTFAEEQWQAGVARVAITPGAPMWMAGYASRKKPAEGTLAELYAKALVLEAGENRVVFVTTDLIGIPRTLAVNVSQRVKEKYKLPRKSLLFNASHTHCGPELRPERDYFYGMAEAEAKQIGVYTEKLETALVELIGAALADLQPATLSYAKSTADFSKNRRFPTDEGFVNRQYNEGPTNHDVPVLQVFSPAGERRAILFGYACHNTSTGIMQFNGDYAGFAQSDIEKDFPGVTALFVEGTGGDQNPYPRGKIELARQHGRKLADAVKRAVHEPQQPLPPAIDSAFTEVELEFEPLPPRAALEADVESKNVYRQRKSRYLLGKLDRKEPIALTYPCPIQAIRIGETLVMVAIGGEVVVDYSRLVKSTFRSVPFVWVAGYSNDVFGYLPSARVLAEGGYEAGGAMLYGPLPGPFTGSVQDRVMAGVRRVGTDVGFSFPKSLEQQQ
- a CDS encoding formylmethanofuran dehydrogenase subunit C, encoding MPLVLSLHNRTSIPVEVDHVRIETAREQSVDQIRATPVQYGNKQLTLGEFFDVTGSCSDDSEMIWEGDCGKVKLIGTGMTTGRMTIRGNAGMHLGAEMTGGEILCEGDATDWVGAEMHGGRIHVRGDAGHLIGAVYRGGRRGMTGGEILIDGKAGNEIGHTMRRGLIAIGGRSGDAPGFNMIAGSIFLFGETGIRPGAGMRRGTIGYFAADATPRMLPTFKRSSTYAPLFLQHYLRHLQTTGFQVPAECLTSHYARYRGDFLEGGRGEILVRQAG